From the genome of Perca fluviatilis chromosome 1, GENO_Pfluv_1.0, whole genome shotgun sequence, one region includes:
- the LOC120558534 gene encoding ADP-ribosylation factor-binding protein GGA2-like, protein MATSDRQATLESWLNQATDPNNLEDRWDCIQNFYQLVNQETDGPQVAIRLLAHKIQSPQEKQALQALTVLEACMNNCGKSFHSEAAKFRFLNELIKLLTPKYFGAWTPQKVKDRVTEVLYGWTLWLKEEPKIQEAYCMLKKQGIVKKDPKLPDTVIMAPPTQRTTESVFDQEDKAKLLARLLKSARPEDLEAANRLIKSTIKEEQEKAEKVSKRESTLEEVESSTKQLRELLRQHTITGNSLQPSDDIKALYERCDRLRPSLFRLASDTMDDDVALTQILAANDELTLVVNAYKDRVGKRECNGGRERSRSSEENKNNAPESPREIKSYHLIDLSALDSPQTRRKNADSPPSFESFSPMFSSLLESTFHSVAEQDLNELELDNLVSKQTQETSRSYYEELLQLNGEVQTKKNAEQNGGRGVVLRARGCGGSSTTSDGTNIWSLPYHQQFTESGSTSQSQKQLTEVSGSPVKLEERLFTPQLLKNISVPVETIRPSNLEPITLYDQGGVRVSLHFAKDSPPGYPGVAVVVISTVNTSALDVKDFLFQAAVPKTMLVKLQSASVTHLPPYNPLLPPPAVSQVLLLVNPHKRKVRLRYKLTLTHGDQKLNETGEIDNFPDWTALICH, encoded by the exons ATGGCGACCAGTGACAGGCAGGCAACTCTAGAATCGTGGCTTA ACCAGGCCACAGACCCAAACAATCTGGAGGACAGATGGGACTGCATCCAGAACTTCTACCAGCTTGTCAACCAAGAGACTGATGG CCCACAGGTAGCCATTCGCCTTCTTGCCCATAAAATCCAGTCGCCACAGGAGAAACAGGCTCTGCAGGCTCTCACT GTTCTCGAGGCATGTATGAACAACTGTGGAAAGAGTTTCCACAGCGAGGCAGCCAAGTTTCGCTTTCTCAATGAGCTCATCAAACTTTTAACACCAAAG TACTTTGGCGCGTGGACTCCACAGAAAGTTAAGGACCGAGTGACGGAGGTCCTCTACGGCTGGACTCTTTGGCTTAAAGAAGAACCTAAGATTCAGGAAGCTTACTGCATGCTCAAGAAACAAG gtatTGTGAAGAAAGATCCCAAACTACCAGACACAGTTATAATGGCACCTCCAACGCAAAGAACCACAGAATCTGTTTTTGACCAGGAGGACAAGGCcaag CTTTTAGCCAGATTATTAAAAAGTGCTCGCCCTGAAGACCTGGAAGCTGCCAACAGACTCATTAAAAGCACCATCAAAGAG gAGCAGGAGAAGGCAGAGAAAGTGTCAAAGCGCGAATCTACTCTGGAGGAAGTAGAGAGCAGCACCAAACAGCTCCGAGAGCTACTGCGCCAGCACACCATCACTGGAAACTCGTTACAGCCCAGTGATGACATAAAG GCCCTGTACGAGCGCTGTGATCGGCTGAGGCCCAGCTTGTTCCGCCTGGCCAGCGACACGATGGACGACGACGTAGCTCTGACGCAGATCCTGGCGGCTAACGACGAGCTAACGCTTGTAGTAAACGCCTATAAAGACCGAGTGGGGAAGAGAGAGTGTAACGGGGGAAGGGAAAGAAGTAGAAGCAGCGAGGAGAATAAAAATAATG CTCCAGAGAGTCCCAGAGAGATTAAAAGCTACCACCTCATCGACCTGTCGGCACTGGACTCTCCACAGACGCGCAGAAAAAATGCGGATTCTCCACCATCCTTTGAATCCTTTTCACCCATGTTTTCCTCTCTTCTGGAAAGTACCTTCCACTCAGTGGCTGAGCAGGACTTAAATGAACTGG AGTTAGATAATCTGGTCTCAAAACAGACTCAAGAGACTTCAAGGTCCTACTATGAAGAACTGCTGCAG CTTAATGGAGAGGTTCAGACGAAGAAGAATGCTGAGCAGAATGGAGGGAGAGGTGTTGTGTTGAGAGCCCGTGGATGTGGAGGGAGCAGTACTACATCAGATGGGACTAACATCTG GTCGCTTCCTTACCATCAACAGTTTACAGAGTCAGGATCAACGTCCCAGTCGCAGAAACAACTCACTGAAGTGTCGGGATCTCCAGTGAAATTAGAGGAGCGCTTGTTTACCCCACAACTCTTGAAAAACATCTCTGTTCCAGTGGAGACCATCAGACCCA GTAATCTTGAGCCGATCACTTTGTACGATCAGGGCGGCGTCCGCGTCTCCCTCCATTTTGCCAAAGACTCCCCGCCGGGTTATCCAGGTGTCGCTGTGGTCGTCATCTCCACAGTGAACACGTCTGCCCTCGATGTGAAAGACTTCCTGTTTCAAGCTGCTGTTCCaaag ACCATGTTGGTGAAACTTCAGTCTGCCTCAGTGACACACCTACCTCCTTACAACCCTCTCCTGCCCCCGCCCGCTGTCTCCCAGGTCCTCCTATTGGTTAATCCTCACAAG CGAAAGGTGCGTCTACGCTACAAGTTGACACTGACACATGGAGACCAAAAGCTGAACGAGACCGGAGAGATTGATAACTTTCCTGACTGGACCGCTTTGATCTGCCACTAA